GCAGAAGAACAGCCCTCCGCTGCCCCCTTTCCTCCTCTTGGTGGTAATGCCCAGAGCTCCTCAGCTGCTGGGTCAGGTAGAAAATCCCAGGGATCCCGTAGAGCCCCATCTACTACCACTACTTCTGTAGGTGTTTCACACACAAGAGCTGATGAAGGTGCCAGGAGCCAGGATGAGGAAAGACCAAGCACCTCTCAGGCACAGCCCAGCACTGATCATTACCGCAGAACCCCCCTAGATGACAAGGCAATTTTATTGGTGCAATTCCTGCTGCGCAAGTATAACATGAGGGAGGCCATAACAAAGGAAGATATGATGAAGTATGTCATCAAAAAACACAAGGAGCACTTCCATGAGATTCTCAGGAAGGCCTCTGAGCTAATGGTGCTGGCCTTTGGTATTGATCTGAAGGAAATCGACCCTACCAGGCACTACTATGCTCTTGTCAGCAAATTTCAGCACACCTGTGACAACAGGCTGAGGGGTGAGGAGATCATGCCCACGACGGGCCTCTTGATGACTATCCTCTGTGTGATCTTCATGAAGGGCAACCGTGCCACTGAAGAGGATATCTGGGAAGTTCTTAATGTGATGGGGATATATGCCGATAGGAAGCACTTCATCTACGGGGATCCCAAGAAGCTCATCACTCAAGATTTGGTGCAGGAAAGGTACCTGCAGTACCAGCAGGTGGCCAACAGTGATCCTCCACGGTATGAGTTCCTGTGGGGCCGGAGAGCCCATGCTGAGACCAGCAAGATGAAAGTCCTTGAGTTCTTGGCCAAGATTCACAATACTGTTCCCAGTGCCTTCCCATCCTGGTATGAAGAAGCTTTGagagatgaggaagagagagCCACAGCCAGATTTGCAGCTCGGCTTCGTATGGGTGCCTTGGCCAGTGTCCACTCCAGGGCCCATTTTGGCAGCTTCTCCCACCTGTAGTGAAACCTGAAGGACTTTCCTCACTTTGTGTTTGAAGTAGTATGAGGGCTTAGGTAGTACTAGAGGGAACATAGTGCATATCATATGTTCTACATGAATAACataaatttatcttttgtttttgaaagttttcaaatgtttatttttaaaaaatttaattagctTCACAATATAAGTGTAGGAATgatattagttatatatttaatGCTGTTTATGATGTTTAAGAGTTTTGCTATTTTTCAAACAAACTGGGTAACTTTCCATCTTATTTAGTGATCTAGAACATGAAAACATAGCATTGAAATAGCCATTTCCTTagaaatgtgaaagaaattaacaacaaaatagctgagataaaaaaaaaacagagaaaaaactaAAAGATAGTTAATTTTTGGTTTTTCCTTATTCCTTGTGTTCTGCTGttctgtaaaataaaagttataaaccTGAAATtgcttcatttattcaagaatttaggagaaaataaataataataaatggcttatttttttttaattcctcaaacATTAATAGAGCATCTGCTCTTTGGAAAGCTCCATGGTAGTATAGGGTATGGTAAGAAAAAGAAGCCTGAGCCACTGCCCATAAAAGGAAGATGGTGAAATACACTCTAGGACAAAAAAGATGGGTGAAAAGAAGGATTAggtgggagaagagagggagTTCCAGATGAGGGCAGTCAAATGTAAATGTCCTGAGGCAAGACAATTTGAGGCCTTGGGAAACTTCAAACCATTCAATGGGAGGTAACTTTAAGATGGGTGGTAGGTCAGAGGAGGGTATGAGGGTGGTGAACAAGGGACAAACCCTAGGGTGGTAAGTCTCAGAGATGAGAAACTGAGCCTCAAATGGAGAACTGCTTTTAGTAGCTACATTGGGATCATGGGTAAACTAGCTGCAAATCTCTACCTGGGTAGGGACTAGAGGTGCTCCATACTCTGGTTCCAATTCAGGTGAACAGAGTGCACAAATGAGGTATTTTATCCATATCATCACCCGAGAATTTCTGATAAATAAGGGTAACACTTCCCTGAGGCTAGATGCCAAAAAACCACTGTGTTGTTACTCTTTGCCATGGGCTGGGAGAAAGAGAGCCTGCTCCATTCAAAGGGCATTTAACTGAGTTATTGTGGGTAAAACTTAGCAAACTATAAGGGAGAGTTTGATTTTGATAGgggttaaatgaatgaaaatagagGTGATTTGGATCAAAGggcagctgggagggagggacagagttGGTTCTCAACACACATTTTAGGAGCTTTGAGCTGCATCCAGATAGGGAAGACACCCCCacatccaaatttaaaaatatatgctctAAGTGATTTACTGAGGTATATCTTCTTGCTAAACACAATTTTTGGATGACTTGGTGGACAGTATCCTATAGCAGTACACATTCTCAGAAATCTCCTAGActaaaacaacacaacaaaataaaaaacaaaaatctcagcaGGAAGTTTGGTATTATCTGGGGTCAAAAAAGTCAtagtagggatgcctggtggttcagtggttgagcatctgcctttggctcagggcgtgatcctggagtcctgggatcgagtcccacatcgggattcctgcatggaatccgcctatgtttctgcctctctctcggtgtctctcatgaataaataaataaaatcttaaaaaaaggattaaaaaaaaaacccaaaacccaaaaaagtCATAGCAATAATCACCATTCTTTAAAGTTTCAATGCACACTAGTCACTGGGCTATGTGCTTCACATACATTTTACGCATTCCAACAGTCCTAGAAGACAGGGCTTGGTAATATGTTGAGTTTATACAATGAGTGATAGGACTGGGATTGAAGGTATGGTCTGATTCCTCCGGAGACCACACTGTTCCACTCTTCCCAGAATGACATCAAACCTTATGTCTCTTAAATACTTTCTCTTCTCACTGTTCCATGATGTCTCTCAGGCAATGAGAGAAGGACCCTGTAGCTAAAGTAGTAAAAACAGGCCTAAAGAAGGAAGGTGCACGTGGAAATCAAGCACAATTTGGGGATTGTCTGTGGGGTTTATTTTCCTAGGATTCTCCTGCCCCTTGCCCCAGCGTCCCCTGAGAGCTGGCTCTGCCATGGTCCCAGCATATGTGTCCAGTCCTGGCACTTTTCTGCACGACACCTCCCTCTTCTGGGACTTCCCCAGAGGGCCCTCATGTCAACATTGGGACCTGACCTGCTAGCCAGCtctcctctgtgtcctcctctggggctgcacctgctcctggtGGAACAGACAGCTCAtatccatcaccaccacccccaattTAGAGCATTCCAACTCCCTGCAGCCCCCATCCTTTCCCATGGCACCCCTCTGACAGCAACTGCACTTCTCTATAATTCTGACAGTGAGGTTTAGACACCTCCTCATAGCCCCTGGGTGCCTCCACCACATTCTCAAAGTGTTTTCAAATCTGCTAGTGATGAGAGTCTGATTTGGCACAGAGCCTAGTGTTTCCTGGGATGTAACCCTGAAGTTAGAGAGGAGGTTTTAGAAACCACCCTGATATTTGCAGTAGAGTTTTAATGGGCTGAATTATTTGAGACTGGTCACTGACCACATTCAACAATAAGTGACTTTACCCTGTTGGTCAAAACCAAAGCCTCCTTCATTAAGTAGTAGATGAGAAAAGGTTGGTGGAAATCACTGTGTAAACAAACATGTACATAGACAGAATTCCTAAAAACCCAGGAGTCCTTCTAGTAGGTGGAAAATGGTTCCATGGCAGTTGTGCCATCCttactaagaaaagaaaaagtcaacttTCTTCCACTGACTCTTGTCTTTATATTCTCCCCTGAGGAAAATTTGACTTTAGGTAATAGCGCAAATACTCTTATTGCCCCCAAATTCTCACAATATGGATAAATAACAATTCCTCTTTGTTACTgcatccctccaaaattcatCCCTCTTTTCAGAAGTAACCACAACTAAAAATTcataggttattttaaaatttattctagaCTTCTCCTTGTATAGATGTGCTATAATATACATTGTGAGTTTTTAATATACATAGATAACATTGTAGATGTTGTTTTGCCTCTTGTCCTTGCCAGTGACTGAAATGAATGCAGGATCTTTCCATGAGATCAACTATAGGTCCACCTCACTCTTTTAACTCTTTCACATATTGTAAAGTGCATATGTGCCATATTTTACCTAACCATTCTACTCCTGATGGGCACATAAATTGTTTCCTATACATTGCTATGATTACTAGAAATGATATCAACATCACTGAGCATGAATTCTTGGGCAAATATACGCGTTTTCTTAAAGGAAAGACATAGCACAGTGTAAACTGGATGAAAGTGGAAAAATGTAATGattgtaaatttttataaatattgctgAAATTCTGTTCTAACAAAGCTATGCTGATCATTTTCTTACCTTTAATGTATGTAAATAATTGATACTTTAGAAGCatttattttatcaacttttaaaattttggtcaAACTTTTGGGTAATAATACATTGTCTCAcagttattttaatttccctgTTTTCTAAATAGGTTGAGCATAAAATTAACTTAATCTCTTATCCATAGAAAGCGGGATTTCTTCAGTGATGCCTTGAGTACCAGAATTCCTCTGGGCAtgctttaaaattctgaaatgtcAATAagctttttctctttactttaaGGAAGAAGGATTTGACCAGAATGATCAGATGCCAGGGAATGGGTCCAAACAGAAAACCCTCATCTAGTAAGGAGCATCAGGAGGACTTGGGGAGAGTGCAATGACCAGAGTATAAGAGAGGGACCATGAAGTCCAGAGAGCACAGATCCTTGAAGGCCAGGATTCCATGACATAATCTGGACCTAACTGTTATACAGTGGTTGTAAACATTTTAGGCTAGGACCTCTTATTCCAATTTAAGCCTTTCCCAGAAATCAAAtccctgaattgaaggcagaaaAATGTGGGTTAAAAAAGGACtgtaggggcagccctggtggctcagcggtttagcgccgccttcagcccagggccagattctggagaccaaggattgagtcccatgtggggctccctgcacggagtctgcttctccctctgcctgtgtctctgcctctctctctctctctttgcctctcatgaataaataaataaaatctttaaaaaaaaaaaaaaaaaggactgtaaGCCCACTGTCCCACCCACTCCGCACTTTTTTATCCCTCTCAGGGCTGTGGGCACTGAAACCCAAACAACGCTGGGGTTCACTAAGTACTGATAGGAAATCTGGGTGCTGGAAAACTCTTGTATGATTCTTTTGGGTCCTGTTTGTAAACTTTGTTAGTTAGAACCAAAGTAGCATTTAGCATTTGCCTCACTATTGAGGCAAAACACTTCTGAGTACTCTGTTGATGGCCCATGAATTCTGTGGTTTTCCACTCTGACTGATGGAACAGGGACTACTGTGAGTCTTATGTGAGCACTGGAACTCATATGGCTCTTATCTCCCTGGTACTTTGTATTGTGGATTCTAGAAACTTTGGCCTCCCCTAATTCCAAACTCTACCTCTTCAACTCAGGGAAATGGCAATCTCTGCTTGGGTTTCCACAGCTTGCACTAAGGCCTGGAAATTCTCTTAAGGTGGTAAGCTGGAGCAATCATAGTGCTCACTTCTTATGTTTCCCAAATCTCAGcgatcattatttttcatttccatcttttttgtttttgttgttcttggtgTGGTTTCTGGCAGGAGCGTTAATAAAGTCCTTGCTACTAATTGTGACTGGAAGCAGAATGTGACCTTTCAaaaatttcatgtaagtggaaccatacagtatgttctcttttgtgtctgactcttttcatttagcatgtttttGAGTTTTGTCCAATGTTATAGCATGTAAAAGaggcttttctttccttatgaggaatatttctttgttaagtagtattccatggtataaGTGTTCCACATTTTCTATGCACATTTATGAAGAGAtggtcatttgggttgttttcagtctCATAATGGAATAGATGTACTATGATTCATATACAAACCTTTTTTGTAGatatgttcatatttttcttgaGGGTATttttagaagtggaatttctgggccaTAAGGGaggtgtatgtttaattttatgagaCACTAACTAGAACAATTTCCAAAGTAGTTGCAATATTTTGCACTCAAACAAACAATGCATATGTGTTTAGGGTACTTCACATCTTCACTAACATTTTATGGCATCgatccttttatttttagccattctagtggataGACAGTCTtgtcttttgtgattttaattacAATGTTCGTGATGTACTTGAATACTTTTTCAAGGGCTTATATTGGCCATTTAATTATCTTCCTTTGTGATGTGCCTGTAcaagttttttgcccatttttattagttgtttttattattgagttgttgAAGTtgtttacatattctggatataagtcctttgtcagatatatgtgtTGTGCGTAACTTATGTAAGTTGCTGGCTTgcttatgcatttattttcttaataatgtcttgtttaacacatttttaaattttgttgaattttgtttcatcATTTTGTCCCTTTTACTGTTAGTATTTTCTGACTTTTGTCTAGACATTCTTTGACTACTCCCAGCTCATGAAGATATTCTATGTTGTTTTttagaaagcttatttaaaaagttttagttttaattccagttagttaacatacaatgatatattagtttcaggtcaCAATATGGTGACTCAACACTTCTAttcatcacccagtgctcatcacaagtgcactcctgaATCCCCAACATCTATTTAACTCATTCCCCCAcctatctcccctctggtaaccatattttgttctctatagctaagagtctgtttcttggtttgcttttctctttttttctcctttgctctttgttttattaaattacacatatgagtgaaatcatatggtatttgtctttctctgactgacttatttttgtGGAAGCTTTAATTTTACCTGTAAGTTTTACGTTTATGATCtaatgcaaattaattttttgtattgaGTTAGGTAGTGGCTAAGGTTTGTATTCACCTAgttccaacactatttgttgacaGGATTTTCatttcccattaatttttttgCTACTTTGAACACTAATTAATCACACAAACATGATTCTAgttctggattctccattctgtttcaCTAATCTATTTGCCTGTCTTTAGTGTAATCACAGACTTGCCTATTGgatctttattataaatattgaagCCAAACAGTATAAGTACAGtaactttgtttccatttttcaagatttattggcttacatatttccttttactttctatataaattttggaatcagcttgttgatttttataaatatcagctgtaattttaataattattttgaaattatggaattattttgtttcttcttttagtttCAACTTCTCTGTTGAAATATTTAGTTGTTCCTTCAATAtatctgtattttcctttaagtCCTTGGGCACATTTGCAATAGGTATTTTAAAGTCCCTGTCTGTTATTTTATTGatctctgatttttctcctgattACAAGTTACATTTTCCCCTTTATGGATTATATTTACCTGCTTTTTCACATACCTATTTTTTTTACTGTACCTTGAGCATTATGGATGCCAAATTCTGAAGGCctagattttgttattttccttaataaaaagtTAAGGCAAGAAgttaattcatttatccattatATTGTTCCTTTTGAAGCCTATCTTCAAACTTTGTTAGGATAGTCTATGGTAGCCATTAATCTTGCACTACCTTAGCCCTATTTCTACAGCTTAGACTTGTCTAAGATTACTAAATTACTCTGGGTGTTCAAAGAACTCTCCCCTCTGACTGTTCAATATTTAAAAGTCTTCCAGCCATTTTTGCCTTCCAATAGTTGTTCAGCTCACTGctctgtagtattttttaaattcccctggtAGTTGCTCTTTGCCCAGCCTCACAGAGTCCTGCCCTTCACATGAGCAGCTTAGTGCTCAGTGAAAGACCCAAGGGGATTCTTCTATAGATTTCTGGAGCATTAACCCAGTTCTATTCTCTCCAACAACTTGCCCTGCAAATTTCAGCAGCCTTACTATTCCCAAAACCTGGTTATTATGTCCTCAGTTGAATGAGGCCACTGAGCTCTGTTTTGGCTTATCTTCCTGGCACTAGAGTCTACACATTGCCTCTAAGCAGAAATACAGGGTGATCTGGGAAATGTACCTCACTCATTTTCCTACTTTTAGGGATCATAATTTTGCAGTGTTTTCCagtcactttatatattttgcctattttattttatttattttttttttaattttatttatttatgatagtcatacagagagaaagagagagaggcagagacacaggcagagggagaagcaggctccatgcgccgggagcctgatgtgggattcgatcccggctctccaggatcgcgccctgggccaaaggcaggcgccaaaccgctgcgccacccagggatccctattttgcctattttaaaagttgtttacaGCAACTACAAGTAGAAGTTCTCCTGAATTTTTTaataatggcatttaaaaaaaacattttatttcaaactacttttagacttacagaaaagccACAAACATAGTACAGAGAGTTTCAATATATCCCTCACCCAACCTCCTCCAAAGTTAACATCTTAGATAACCATCATACAATTGACAGAACCAGGAAATTAACACTGTCCTAATAGCATTAACCAAATGAACTACTCATTCAAActtcaccagtttttccattactatctctttttttctttaaatttactcatgagagacacagaaagagagggaggcagagacataggcagagggagaagcagtctcctctcaggcagccagacatgggactccatcccagaccgggatcacaccctgagccaaaagtgggatcacgccctgagccaaaggcagacaccgctgagccatccaggcaccctccaTTACTATCCTTTTTAAGAATCCTCATAAGTATCCCACATTGCCtttagttgttatttctcccTGAAGTCCTCCTACATTCTGCaacagttcctcagtctttccttgtttttcatgacacTGACAGCCCCAAAGAGTATTGACCAGTTATTTTGTTGAACATCTACCAATTTGGGCCTATCTAGTATCTTCTCATTATTAGACTAAAGCATTacttctttggaaagaaaaatggtagAAATGGAACCATGTCTTTCTCAGTATAATATATCACATATCACAACCTATTTCAGTGTTACTGGTGACACTGACCTTGATCATCTGGTTACGGTGGTCTCTGATGGACATTTCCACCATGATATTACTATAATTTCTCCTGTAGTCAACAAGTATATTGGGGAGATACTTTAGAAAAGTATCTTGTCTCCACAAACCCACTGATTCTAGCACCCAGTAGTAGATCAAGTATGCAATAACCACCACTGTGGTATTTGCCTAatagtgttttatttctcttctttaaacaGTTATTAATTGCAATTCCAATACAAGGAGTAACTGTCATATATATTCTATCTATATACTAATCAaggatttatttatatacttatagactcttgaatatgtttttattctttaggttataatccaatactagcattatttattttgttgctcaaagcTTTGGCCATTAGGAGCTCCTTCTCCTAATGTCGTATTCTTTCAGCAATGCTCCCCTCTCCATATCTTttgagaactttctttttctttctggttccACAAAATGTTCCAAGCTCAGCTTGATTTTCCCTGTCCCAGCCCTAAAAGATTCTTAGAGACACAAATCCCTTGTTCCTTTTATAGAAGAATGATGCTTAGAAaccaagatcttaaaaaaaaaaaaaagaaaagaaaaagaaaaaaagaaaccaagatctTGGCACTAGCTAGGTATGCTAAGTTCTACTGGAATATCTTGGCTTCCAGGCCCTCTCAGCAGACAGGGCTGGGAAATATTTGTATACTAActcatgtatacacacatatctatttttatctctgtgtgtgtataataagTCGATACTGATACTTCAGATTCCAATTCACCACCACAGGAATCATTTTATTTCCCCACTTTCTTTACTTGTAATTTCTTTCTCCAATAGTAATAAatcttagttttattatttattacctatttacttatttgttcatttccaGTATACACATAAATTAGTTTCAGAATGTCTTATCAACACCTCTGTGAGAAACACATTTACTGATTATGTAACAGCATTTGTGCATAGTtcttttggtatttgtctttttgcatCCAGTCACataattgttttctaaatttatttaggTTAGTTCTTTTCCCTTATGTTCAGTATggttattttattgatttttactaGAGGTAATTTCATTTGTTAGTGTTTGTATCCCATGATGTGTTTCCTCCACATCCTGATtggtttttactattt
The Vulpes vulpes isolate BD-2025 chromosome X, VulVul3, whole genome shotgun sequence genome window above contains:
- the LOC112919062 gene encoding melanoma-associated antigen B18-like codes for the protein MPRGQKSKLRAREKRHQARSEAQGAPDAQVTDAAEEQPSAAPFPPLGGARSQDEERPSTSQAQPSTDHYRRTPLDDKAILLVQFLLRKYNMREAITKEDMMKYVIKKHKEHFHEILRKASELMVLAFGIDLKEIDPTRHYYALVSKFQHTCDNRLRGEEIMPTTGLLMTILCVIFMKGNRATEEDIWEVLNVMGIYADRKHFIYGDPKKLITQDLVQERYLQYQQVANSDPPRYEFLWGRRAHAETSKMKVLEFLAKIHNTVPSAFPSWYEEALRDEEERATARFAARLRMGALASVHSRAHFGSFSHL